The following are encoded in a window of Oreochromis aureus strain Israel breed Guangdong linkage group 10, ZZ_aureus, whole genome shotgun sequence genomic DNA:
- the LOC120442343 gene encoding histone-lysine N-methyltransferase SETD5-like, with product MRRRRIPPREDAVCHVSAGRDKLGLDIHYINAFKGRGIFTTVPFQKGDFLLEYRGKLIPKEECERRHSVYHDSLKVFMFEFKFDGKLWCVDASQEDGSLGRLVNDNHISPSAKMKILNINGKPHLCLFASRDISPGEEIDYNYGDSDWPWRCKAETSQIEKTVSCLKPQPNCIPNNDLDLKHPEPERDLDEEMPQQGSEAMHSSSVQDSEETETSQIEKTVSCLKPQPNCIPNNDLDLKHPEPERDLDEEMPQQGSEAMHSSSVQDSEETETSQIEKTVSCLKHDLDEEMPQQGSEAMHSSSVQDSEETETSQIEKTVSCLKPQPNCIPNNDLDLKHPEPERDLDEEMPQQGSEAMHSSSVQDSEETETSQIEKTVSCLKPQPNCIPNNDLDLKHPEPERDLDEEMPQQGSEAMHSSSVQDSEEVTLT from the exons ATGCGAAGGAGACGCATTCCTCCACGGGAGGATGCAGTCTGTCATGTTTCTGCTGGAAGGGACAAACTGGGACTTGATATCCACTACATAAATGCCTTCAAAG GTCGGGGCATTTTCACGACTGTTCCATTCCAAAAAGGAGACTTCCTTTTGGAATACAGAGGTAAACTCATACCAAAAGAAGAATGTGAGCGGAGACACAGTGTTTATCATGACAGCCTGAAGGTGTTCATGTTTGAATTCAAGTTTGATGGAAAACTCTGGTG TGTGGATGCATCTCAAGAAGATGGGTCATTAGGCAGACTTGTCAACGACAACCACATCAGTCCAAGtgctaaaatgaaaatattaaatatcaatGGAAAGCCTCATCTATGCTTATTTGCAAGCAGAGACATAAGTCCAGGCGAAGAAATAGACTATAATTATGGTGACTCGGATTGGCCCTGGAGATGCAAG GCTGAGACCAGCCAGATTGAGAAGACTGTGAGCTGCCTAAAGCCGCAACCAAACTGCATTCCAAACAATGATCTGGACCTGAAACATCCAGAGCCTGAAAGG GATCTTGATGAAGAAATGCCTCAGCAAGGCTCAGAAGCCATGCATTCTTCTTCAGTGCAAGATTCTGAAGAG ACTGAGACCAGCCAGATTGAGAAGACTGTGAGCTGCCTAAAGCCGCAACCAAACTGCATTCCAAACAATGATCTGGACCTGAAACATCCGGAGCCTGAAAGG GATCTTGATGAAGAAATGCCTCAGCAAGGCTCAGAAGCCATGCATTCTTCTTCAGTGCAAGATTCTGAAGAG ACTGAGACCAGCCAGATTGAGAAGACTGTGAGCTGCCTAAAGCAC GATCTTGATGAAGAAATGCCTCAGCAAGGCTCAGAAGCCATGCATTCTTCTTCAGTGCAAGATTCTGAAGAG ACTGAGACCAGCCAGATTGAGAAGACTGTGAGCTGCCTAAAGCCGCAACCAAACTGCATTCCAAACAATGATCTGGACCTGAAACATCCGGAGCCTGAAAGG GATCTTGATGAAGAAATGCCTCAGCAAGGCTCAGAAGCCATGCATTCTTCTTCAGTGCAAGATTCTGAAGAG ACTGAGACCAGCCAGATTGAGAAGACTGTGAGCTGCCTAAAGCCGCAACCAAACTGCATTCCAAACAATGATCTGGACCTGAAACATCCGGAGCCTGAAAGG GATCTTGATGAAGAAATGCCTCAGCAAGGCTCAGAAGCCATGCATTCTTCTTCAGTGCAAGATTCTGAAGAGGTAACATTGACCTAG